The Cyanobacteria bacterium FACHB-DQ100 genome contains the following window.
GTTTGTGCGCTGTGATGGTGAGATTGTCAAAGCGGGCGGACGAGTGGTGAAAAACGTTGCGGGCTACGATTTGATGAAGCTACTCACCGGATCGTATGGAACGCTGGGAATTTTAGCGCAGGCGACAGTGCGGGTATATCCGATTCCGCCTGTTTCTCGATCGATGATTCTCATGGGTGATCCAGTTGCGTTAGAGAAAGTGACACAAACCCTATTAAGTTCTGCATTAACGCCTGTGAGTGTAGATTTGCTGTCGAATGTGATCACAGCAGCGTTAGGATTTACGAATACTCCAAGTTTGTTAGTCCGATTCCAAAGCATTGCGGAAAGTGTTGATCAACAAATTGAACGATTTACCGAAGTTGGAAAAACGCTGAATTTAAGCATTTCTGAACCCGCAGACTCGGATCTATGGCAGCAGTTGACAGAACAAATAAATTTATCTGCCCAAAGTGACCAGATCGTTTGCAAAATAGGAGTAAAGCCGTCTGAAGCAGTGTCAGTTCTGAATCAGATTTCTGCACTTTTACCGACTGCGGAAGTATTGATTCATGCTGGAAGCGGCATTGGGCGATTGAGTGTCAGAGAGGCGCGATCGACGCAACTTTTAGAAGCACGATCGATCTGTGAAGCCACAGGCGGATATCTTTCTGTGCTGCAAGCCTCGAGCGAGTTCAAACAACAGCTTGAAGTGTGGGGCTATTCTGGCCATGCGAACGCGAAACGCGGTGCAAGCATCGACTGGATGAAGCGTATTAAAGCGCAATTTGATCCTCAAACTCTATTTAGTCCTCACCGTTTTGTAGGCGGAATTTAAAAAATGCAAACCTCTGACTCCGTAGCCAATCCCGGTTTTGATGCTCACAATCCCCCCGATCCAAAGCTGATCGATTCTTGTGTACATTGTGGTTTCTGTTTATCGACTTGTCCGAGCTATCGCGTCATCGGTAAGGAAATGGACTCGCCGCGAGGACGCATTTACCTGATGGATGGCATTAACGAAGGTGAAATCCCGCTGAATGCCGCGACGGTGCAGCATTTTGACTCTTGCCTAGGGTGTCTTGCCTGTGTGACAACTTGCCCATCCGGTGTGCAGTACGACAAGCTGATCGGCGCAACTCGTCCACAAGTTGAGCGCAAAGAGCCGCGATCGCTCCCCCAAAAGCTCTTACGCCAATTTATTTTCTCGGTGTTTCCCTATCCAAATCGGATGCGGGCATTACTGCGACCGTTGGGACTTTATCAAAAATCAGGATTGCAAAAGTTAGTGCGATCGCTGAAATTTTTGGACGCGATCGCGCCGCAACTGTCTGCAATGGAAGCGATCTTACCGGAGATTCCCGCCAGAGCCTTTACCGATTCAATTCCCGCACTGATTCCCGCCCTAGGTGAAAAGCGGTATCGAGTGGGGATGCTTCTGGGTTGTGTGCAGCGTTTGTTCAATCCAGACGTGAATGATGCAACGGTTCGAGTCTTAACTGCGAACGGCTGTGAAGTGGTTGTGCCGCAAGTTCAAGGTTGTTGTGGGGCATTGTCGCATCACCAGGGACAAGAAGAGGAAGCAAAACAATTTGCGCGGCGAATGATTGATACGTTTGCCGATACCGGAGTCGATGCAATCTTGATCAATGCTTCTGGCTGTGGTCACACGATGAAAGAATATAGTCATCTATTGCAGGATGATCCAAACTATCGCACCAAAGCAGAAGCCTTTGTTCGTAAGGTCAAAGATGTGCAAGAGTTTCTGGCTGAAGTTGGGCTGACTGCACCGTTGTCCCCGTTGCAAGATCAACCGTTAACGTTGGTTTATCAAGATGCGTGTCATATGCTGCATGGTCAGAAAATCAGTGTTCAACCGCGTCAATTGTTGCGGAAGATTCCAGGAGTCCAATTACGGGAGCCTGTAGATGCAGCATTATGTTGTGGCAGTGCGGGAATTTATAACATTCTTCAACCAGAAGTCGCGAACGAGTTAGGGCGGCAGAAAGTGGAGAACTTAACCAATACCAGAGCAGAGATTATTGCCTCTGCGAACATTGGTTGCTATGTGCAGATTTCTCGGCACCTGAAGCTGCAAGATAAATCAGTTCCAGTGTTGCACCCGATGCAACTGTTGGATTACTCAATTCGCGGGATTCGGTTGAAAGATCTACAACTTCTTTAATAGCTTGTCGTAATTGCTAGGTGAGCCGATCCAGAACCATACGATCCGACGGGATCTTTCATCACTCCTACAGTCCGACAACCGATTCTTGCTCCCACCGAGCCGATCAGTTGGGTCATATTAAGCTTCTTGAACTCTAAACATTGGCTTCAAATACTGCTTGGAGTTTTAATTTTTTACGTTTAGGCTTGCTTAGGGCGGATTTGGCTTACCGCAGTTAGAGCCAATCGCCTCTGCCTAAATAGTGAACTTTTCTGAAGCATTTGTCAGAATCAGCCCCAAGGCATACTTACAATAAGTCTCGAATTCTTTTTGTTCTCTTCAGAATCATTAGGAAAAATTAAGATATGGCTGACGAGCTTATCAAACCTTATAACGGCGATCCGTTTGCCGGACACCTCTCGACCCCTATCAGTGATTCTGCCTTCACCCGCGCCTTCATTGGCAACCTACCCGCTTACCGCAAAGGGCTTTCTCCCTTGCTGCGCGGGCTGGAAATCGGAATGGCACATGGTTACTTCTTAGTCGGTCCTTGGACATTGCTCGGACCGCTGCGGGATTCACAAGAAGCCGCGATCGGTGGACTCATTTCCGCTGTCGCACTCATCTTGATTGCAACCGCTTGTCTTTCGATCTACGGTTTAGCAACCTTCCAAGGAGAAAAAACCTCCTCGGATTCGCTGCAAACCTCCGAAGGTTGGAGCCAATTTACAGGCGGATTCTTCGTTGGTGCAACAGGTGGCGCATTCGTCGCTTACCTGCTGATCGCTAACTTCTCGATCGTAGACAAGATCTTTACGGGTGCATTCAACTAGCCCTGTCGAACTGAAATTTCTTGCCAACAGGCTCGATCGTGATATCGAGCCTTTTTTATATTTTTGTGGCGAACTCAGCACAAGCGGATAAAATCGCCAAAAGTGGGTTGACATGAAGTACCCTATTAACTGCAAAACGTGGTAAATGCCCTCCCGACCTATGCCCGAACCACAAACCTGGGAATTTTTGATACAGCTAGACGGCGATCGAGCTTGGCTTCCGTTGGACACTTCCGAAATTCTGGAAGGTCGGTATCGCATTGCCGCAAAATCAAGCTATAAAAACGCACCCGTCGAAGTTCGCATTCAGTATGACGCGATCGACGAGGTTCCACCCAAGCGCCGCACTCAGACTCGAACCTATCAAACCAATCCAAACGGCTTAATGGCGGTGATTCCCTTCACCCATCTCCAGTCTGGGATTTGGGAGTTTCACTGCTCACCTCAAGAAGGCAGTCCACAGTCGCTGCGGTTTCGGGTGTTGTCGCTTGAGTCGGACGCAGTAG
Protein-coding sequences here:
- a CDS encoding FAD-binding oxidoreductase, with product MQTVLQTLSTTIAPAEIRTWDALSDFQQAQLTRSIRHPDQIAWVTPTSIEELSAIVACAHRNQWRILPCGRASKLHWGGVIDAVTLVVSTEKLDRLVEHAEGDLTVTAEAGISFAKLQSIVGEVGQFCAIDPTGHDQATLGGVIATADTGSLRHRYNSVRDMLLGVTFVRCDGEIVKAGGRVVKNVAGYDLMKLLTGSYGTLGILAQATVRVYPIPPVSRSMILMGDPVALEKVTQTLLSSALTPVSVDLLSNVITAALGFTNTPSLLVRFQSIAESVDQQIERFTEVGKTLNLSISEPADSDLWQQLTEQINLSAQSDQIVCKIGVKPSEAVSVLNQISALLPTAEVLIHAGSGIGRLSVREARSTQLLEARSICEATGGYLSVLQASSEFKQQLEVWGYSGHANAKRGASIDWMKRIKAQFDPQTLFSPHRFVGGI
- the glcF gene encoding glycolate oxidase subunit GlcF — protein: MQTSDSVANPGFDAHNPPDPKLIDSCVHCGFCLSTCPSYRVIGKEMDSPRGRIYLMDGINEGEIPLNAATVQHFDSCLGCLACVTTCPSGVQYDKLIGATRPQVERKEPRSLPQKLLRQFIFSVFPYPNRMRALLRPLGLYQKSGLQKLVRSLKFLDAIAPQLSAMEAILPEIPARAFTDSIPALIPALGEKRYRVGMLLGCVQRLFNPDVNDATVRVLTANGCEVVVPQVQGCCGALSHHQGQEEEAKQFARRMIDTFADTGVDAILINASGCGHTMKEYSHLLQDDPNYRTKAEAFVRKVKDVQEFLAEVGLTAPLSPLQDQPLTLVYQDACHMLHGQKISVQPRQLLRKIPGVQLREPVDAALCCGSAGIYNILQPEVANELGRQKVENLTNTRAEIIASANIGCYVQISRHLKLQDKSVPVLHPMQLLDYSIRGIRLKDLQLL
- a CDS encoding photosystem I reaction center protein subunit XI; amino-acid sequence: MADELIKPYNGDPFAGHLSTPISDSAFTRAFIGNLPAYRKGLSPLLRGLEIGMAHGYFLVGPWTLLGPLRDSQEAAIGGLISAVALILIATACLSIYGLATFQGEKTSSDSLQTSEGWSQFTGGFFVGATGGAFVAYLLIANFSIVDKIFTGAFN